CCTGAGGCGGCGGAGGCCCTCGGTCTGCCAGCCGGCACGCCCGTTGTCCACGGCGCGGGGGACGCTGCCGCGACGACCCTCGGCGCAGGCGCCGGCGAACCGGGGCGCACTTACCTTTACCTGGGCACCAGCGGGTGGCTCGCGCTGACCTCGCCCGGCGACCGGGCGGATCCGAGCAGCGGGATCTTCACGCTTCGCCACCCCGAGCCATCCTGGACGCTTCTCATCGGGCCTATGCTGACGGCCGCCGGCAACCTGGAGTGGATCCGCCGCCAGCTCGGGGACCCGCCCTACGAGGAACTCAGCGCCCTGGTGCGGGCGGCGCCCGAGGGAAGCGGCGGGGTGTTCTACCTGCCCTATCTCGCCGGAGAACGCTCGCCGTTCCGGGACAGCAAGGCCCGGGCAGCCTTCGTCGGGATCGGCCCTGGCACAGGCCGCGCCGAACTCGTCAGGAGCGTCATGGAGGGGGTCGCCTTTGCGCTGCGCTCCATCGCCGACGCGATGCCGCAGTTCAGCGCGGACCCCATTGGAGCGGCGGGCGGGGGCTGCCGGGCGAACGTCTGGTGCGAGATCCTCGCGGCCGTCCTCAAGTGCCCGGTGCGGCGCCTGGCTGGTGCTCAGGACGTGGGGGTGCGGGGGGCGGCCGTCCTGGCCGGGCGGGCTCTGGGCTGGTATCGGTCTTTCATCCCGAGTCCGGGCTTTTTCCCGGTTGACCGCCTCTTCGTGCCCGACCCGCGCATGGCTGCCGCGTACGACGGCCTATACCGGGAGTTCCGGCAGCGCAATCCCTACTTGA
This Bacillota bacterium DNA region includes the following protein-coding sequences:
- a CDS encoding FGGY-family carbohydrate kinase, which produces KLLWLTRHEPETYRLARRLLFGAHDYIAWVACGASVTDATTASTTGLLDLASGRWAVELLEALELRTDFLPEIAPAYSVVGRLRPEAAEALGLPAGTPVVHGAGDAAATTLGAGAGEPGRTYLYLGTSGWLALTSPGDRADPSSGIFTLRHPEPSWTLLIGPMLTAAGNLEWIRRQLGDPPYEELSALVRAAPEGSGGVFYLPYLAGERSPFRDSKARAAFVGIGPGTGRAELVRSVMEGVAFALRSIADAMPQFSADPIGAAGGGCRANVWCEILAAVLKCPVRRLAGAQDVGVRGAAVLAGRALGWYRSFIPSPGFFPVDRLFVPDPRMAAAYDGLYREFRQRNPYLRRHGKEG